CATCGCGGACGGGGTTGGCGTAGACGGGCAGGAGGATGTCGCCGTTGGGCAGGTCGTGGCGGCCGACGCTGCCGGCGCCACTGGAGACAAGGTTGGAGCCGGCGGGGACGTCGAGGGTTTTCCAAGGGGTCCAGGAGCGGGTGGCGGGATCGTAGGTCGAGTACGCGGTGCTGCGCGGGTTCTTGCCGGCGACAACGCGGTTATCGAGGTAGCGGACAGTGTGGCCGATGCCGAGGATCTTCCGGGAGGGGGCGTGCCACCGGGGCCAGAAGTCGGAGACGACGATTTCGCCGCCATCGGGATAGGGT
The genomic region above belongs to Candidatus Hydrogenedentota bacterium and contains:
- a CDS encoding exo-alpha-sialidase, translating into PYPDGGEIVVSDFWPRWHAPSRKILGIGHTVRYLDNRVVAGKNPRSTAYSTYDPATRSWTPWKTLDVPAGSNLVSSGAGSVGRHDLPNGDILLPVYANPVRDGKALPSLASVIRCRFDGTTLRFVEQGNEMTVPTGRGFGEPSLAAFQGRYFLTLRNDDYLAIARGKDGLHFEEPRKVKFDDG